A section of the Pedobacter sp. HDW13 genome encodes:
- the murC gene encoding UDP-N-acetylmuramate--L-alanine ligase: MELSKINRVFFVGIGGIGMSALARYFAKRGQVVCGYDKTRTKLTETLEQEGILITYLDEAASLPCAFLDNQDDTLVVYTPAIPKDSKILNHFIHKGFSLKKRSEVLGIISKGMFCIAVAGTHGKTTTSSIVAHILKDTGYDCTAFLGGITSNYNSNVLFGNNNVVVVEADEYDRSFLTLHPDVAVVTSMDADHLDIYGDKSHLEESFRLFAAQLKDGGTLYAHEGLPLANNTSYAASATANARAENLRVQGSKFVFDYTDATQSIKDISLMLPGKHNVENTTVAIAIALALGIEADKVKQAVANFKGVKRRFEYIVNNGNQIYIDDYAHHPEELKACFDAVRQLYPDKKLTVIFQPHLFTRTRDFADEFAKVLSTADELLLLEIYPARELPLAGINAQFLLDKITLSDKKICGKDFVVQYVKDTKPELILTVGAGDIDTIIEPLKNTLNNA; encoded by the coding sequence ATGGAATTAAGTAAAATAAATAGGGTTTTCTTCGTAGGTATCGGTGGTATCGGCATGAGCGCGCTTGCCCGTTATTTTGCTAAACGCGGACAAGTGGTTTGTGGTTACGATAAAACCAGAACTAAGCTGACCGAAACATTAGAACAGGAAGGTATTTTGATAACCTATCTGGACGAAGCTGCTTCATTGCCTTGTGCATTTTTAGATAACCAGGATGATACTTTAGTAGTTTATACGCCTGCTATACCAAAAGATTCGAAGATTTTAAATCACTTTATTCACAAGGGATTTAGTCTTAAAAAACGGTCTGAAGTATTGGGTATTATCAGTAAAGGCATGTTTTGCATTGCAGTAGCTGGTACACATGGTAAAACCACAACCTCATCTATTGTAGCACATATATTAAAGGATACCGGTTACGATTGTACAGCCTTTTTAGGTGGTATAACCAGTAACTACAACAGTAATGTGCTTTTTGGAAACAACAATGTGGTAGTGGTAGAAGCTGATGAGTATGATCGTTCGTTTCTAACCTTACACCCCGATGTAGCGGTGGTAACCTCGATGGATGCTGACCATTTGGATATTTACGGTGATAAAAGCCATTTAGAGGAATCCTTCCGCTTGTTTGCTGCACAGTTAAAAGATGGCGGTACGCTTTACGCGCACGAAGGCTTGCCTTTGGCAAATAACACGAGTTATGCCGCTAGTGCAACAGCAAACGCACGGGCTGAAAACCTAAGGGTACAAGGCTCCAAATTTGTGTTCGATTATACCGATGCTACGCAAAGTATAAAAGATATTAGCTTAATGCTGCCTGGTAAGCACAATGTAGAGAATACTACTGTGGCTATTGCAATAGCTCTGGCTTTGGGTATCGAGGCAGATAAAGTAAAACAAGCGGTTGCAAATTTTAAAGGAGTTAAACGCCGTTTCGAGTATATCGTAAACAACGGTAATCAGATTTATATCGATGATTATGCACATCATCCTGAAGAACTGAAAGCCTGCTTTGATGCGGTAAGACAGCTCTATCCGGATAAAAAACTGACGGTAATTTTTCAACCACACCTGTTTACCCGTACCAGAGATTTTGCCGATGAATTTGCAAAAGTTTTGAGCACAGCCGATGAATTGCTGTTGCTGGAAATTTATCCAGCCAGAGAATTGCCGTTGGCGGGTATAAACGCGCAGTTTTTGCTCGATAAAATCACTTTAAGTGATAAGAAAATATGTGGAAAAGATTTTGTGGTTCAGTACGTTAAGGACACAAAACCTGAATTAATTTTAACTGTAGGTGCCGGTGATATTGATACCATTATTGAACCTTTAAAAAATACTTTGAACAATGCTTAA